The Oncorhynchus clarkii lewisi isolate Uvic-CL-2024 chromosome 29, UVic_Ocla_1.0, whole genome shotgun sequence genome contains a region encoding:
- the LOC139388536 gene encoding outer dense fiber protein 2-like isoform X1 encodes MKKAMRTRSISPPLHVHVNETTPVHVHVKKSTRSPSRTPQGKTKGDRGILRPTAKVKTRVPWIPPGKASMRDASYKWEGPTHRLEITPLPEPETSHSPLRLADLSSEEEEVLHGRINQYERKIDSLMTEVSSLKSEVELRRKEQLLERQSEKLSASQRVIEEQEEELAEVSKELEVTERENSRLRHSMEKMLEETDCTSRVERSMESIQLEKDTLLRKLMEAEMDGMAAARQVSALRETVTKMRSSSASRMSGSESSFLARQKELLLQKLETFESTNLTLRHLLREQHGREMESMRISEQKDVLLKRLTNTEAENSHLVLKLQEKEREVNQLTTLMDTEKENAKTTGELSKVLESTRAHLQSQLRSKEADNNRLAVQIKNLERAANQQQGEMDHLLEQLRCLKLQAESNKEALKRATRAQKHRAERSEDTAGQLRAQLLDMENQMVEALSAAENWRGRHAQEMKDKTQLDMEVSVLNSRVSDLTEQLHGTEDKARAEREGLLDRLTTEGTHAKLENQSLKAMLSTVEEKLTLSQSEVQHVKASVKQYESLVDNYKTQVVKTRAEADEYCARLGQAEREAREVRDQLESEVEVVRRELLGRLTELEPLPEALRRSEVLLEEAQDREHSQERRSTELSIVLADLRIKVEQQGSQVELLRQKKSVLLEENKQLQHRVESLERKLEEATCQNRDLVGVIAKREETIHGNQLRLEEKSHECTHLTRQLEEALDDARRQVSQTRERAITKEHSTQSKVVDLETQLSRTTTELTTLRRSKEEAERRYQSRLQDVKDRLEQSDSTNRSLQNYVQFLKASYANVFGDSALTSTLRAPSPN; translated from the exons GGTAAGACCAAGGGTGATAGAGGGATCCTGCGACCTACTGCAAAGGTGAAGACACGGGTGCCATGGATACCGCCTGGGAAGGCCTCAATGCGGGATGCCTCTTACAAATGGGAG GGGCCGACTCATCGCCTGGAGATCACACCATTACCTGAGCCCGAGACCTCCCACTCTCCCCTGCGATTAGCCGACCTGTcgtcagaggaggaggaagtgctGCATGGACGAATCAACCAGTACGAGAGGAAGATTGACAGCCTGATGACTGAGGTCAGCTCGTTGAAGAGTGAG GTGGAGCTGCGGAGGAAGGAGCAGCTGTTGGAGCGCCAGTCGGAGAAGCTGAGCGCCTCCCAGCGGGTCAtcgaggaacaggaggaggagctaGCCGAGGTGTCCAAGGAGCTAGAGGTCACGGAGAGGGAAAACTCCCGCCTGCGCCACTCCATGGAGAAGATGTTGGAGGAGACGGACTGCACCAGCAG AGTGGAGAGGTCTATGGAGTCGATTCAGCTGGAGAAGGACACCCTGCTCAGGAAGCTGATGGAGGCAGAGATGGACGGGATGGCTGCTGCCAGGCAGGTGTCAGCCCTGAGAGAGACCGTCACCAAGATGAGGAGCTCCAGCGCCAGT AGAATGTCGGGGTCTGAGTCTTCATTCCTGGCGCGTCAGAAGGAGTTGCTGCTCCAAAAACTGGAAACATTTGAGTCCACCAACCTCACTCTCCGCCACCTACTGAGGGAACAGCATGGACGTGAG ATGGAATCCATGAGGATTTCAGAGCAGAAGGATGTACTTCTGAAGAGGCTGACGAACACAGAGGCAGAAAACTCG CATCTTGTTTTGAAACttcaagagaaagagagggaggttaATCAACTGACTACACTTATGGACACTGAGAAG GAGAATGCTAAGACCACAGGCGAGCTGTCTAAAGTACTGGAGTCTACTCGGGCCCATTTGCAGAGCCAGTTACGCAGCAAAGAGGCCGACAACAACCGTCTTGCTGTGCAAATCAAG AACTTGGAGCGTGCGGCCAACCAGCAGCAGGGAGAGATGGATCACCTGCTGGAGCAGCTGCGGTGTCTGAAACTTCAGGCGGAGTCCAACAAAGAAGCCCTGAAGAGGGCTACGCGGGCCCAGAAACACCGGGCGGAGCGCAGTGAAGACACCGCCGGTCAGCTCAGAGCTCAGCTACTGGACATG GAGAACCAGATGGTAGAGGCCCTATCAGCAGCAGAGAATTGGCGTGGTCGCCACGCCCAGGAAATGAAGGACAAGACTCAGCTAGATATGGAGGTCTCAGTCCTCaacag CCGAGTGTCAGACCTGACAGAGCAACTCCATGGGACAGAGGACAAGGCCCGGGCCGAGAGAGAGGGGCTCCTGGACCGCCTCACCACAGAGGGCACCCACGCCAAGCTAGAGAACCAGAGCCTCAAG GCCATGTTGTCTACAGTGGAGGAGAAGCTGACTCTGTCCCAGTCAGAGGTACAACACGTCAAAGCCTCTGTGAAGCAATACGAGAGCCTAGTGGACAACTACAAGACCCAG GTGGTGAAGACACGGGCGGAGGCGGACGAGTACTGTGCCAGGCTGGGACAAGCAGAGCGAGAGGCGCGGGAGGTCCGGGACCAGCTGGAGAGCGAAGTGGAGGTGGTGCGCAGGGAGCTGCTGGGCCGGCTGACGGAGCTGGAGCCTCTTCCTGAGGCACTGCGGCGCTCTGAGGTCCTACTGGAAGAAGCTCAGGATAGAGAACATTCCCAGGAGAGACGTAGCACTGAGCTGAGTATCGTCCTGGCTGACCTGCGCATAAAG GTGGAGCAGCAGGGCAGCCAGGTGGAGCTGCTGAGACAGAAAAAGTCTGTCCTGTTGGAGGAGAACAAACAGCTGCAGCACCGTGTGGAGAGTCTGGAGAG GAAGCTAGAGGAGGCCACTTGTCAGAACAGAGACCTGGTGGGGGTGATCGCCAAGCGGGAGGAGACCATCCATGGCAATCAGCTCCGGCTGGAGGAGAAGTCCCACGAGTGCACGCACCTGACCCGCCAGCTGGAGGAGGCCTTGGATGATGCCCGACGCCAG gtGTCCCAGACCCGGGAACGTGCGATCACCAAAGAGCACTCCACCCAGTCCAAGGTGGTGGACCTGGAGACCCAGCTAAGCAGGACCACCACAGAACTCACCACCCTCCGCCGCAGCaaagaggag GCAGAGCGGCGGTACCAGTCCCGTCTTCAGGATGTGAAGGATCGTCTGGAGCAGTCGGACAGCACCAACAGGAGTCTGCAGAACTACGTCCAGTTCCTCAAAGCCTCTTATGCCAACGTGTTCGGAGACTCGGCCCTCACCAGCACTCTGCGGGCCCCTTCTCCCAACTGA
- the LOC139388536 gene encoding outer dense fiber protein 2-like isoform X3: protein MKKAMRTRSISPPLHVHVNETTPVHVHVKKSTRSPSRTPQGKTKGDRGILRPTAKVKTRVPWIPPGKASMRDASYKWEGPTHRLEITPLPEPETSHSPLRLADLSSEEEEVLHGRINQYERKIDSLMTEVELRRKEQLLERQSEKLSASQRVIEEQEEELAEVSKELEVTERENSRLRHSMEKMLEETDCTSRVERSMESIQLEKDTLLRKLMEAEMDGMAAARQVSALRETVTKMRSSSASRMSGSESSFLARQKELLLQKLETFESTNLTLRHLLREQHGREMESMRISEQKDVLLKRLTNTEAENSHLVLKLQEKEREVNQLTTLMDTEKENAKTTGELSKVLESTRAHLQSQLRSKEADNNRLAVQIKNLERAANQQQGEMDHLLEQLRCLKLQAESNKEALKRATRAQKHRAERSEDTAGQLRAQLLDMENQMVEALSAAENWRGRHAQEMKDKTQLDMEVSVLNSRVSDLTEQLHGTEDKARAEREGLLDRLTTEGTHAKLENQSLKAMLSTVEEKLTLSQSEVQHVKASVKQYESLVDNYKTQVVKTRAEADEYCARLGQAEREAREVRDQLESEVEVVRRELLGRLTELEPLPEALRRSEVLLEEAQDREHSQERRSTELSIVLADLRIKVEQQGSQVELLRQKKSVLLEENKQLQHRVESLERKLEEATCQNRDLVGVIAKREETIHGNQLRLEEKSHECTHLTRQLEEALDDARRQVSQTRERAITKEHSTQSKVVDLETQLSRTTTELTTLRRSKEEAERRYQSRLQDVKDRLEQSDSTNRSLQNYVQFLKASYANVFGDSALTSTLRAPSPN from the exons GGTAAGACCAAGGGTGATAGAGGGATCCTGCGACCTACTGCAAAGGTGAAGACACGGGTGCCATGGATACCGCCTGGGAAGGCCTCAATGCGGGATGCCTCTTACAAATGGGAG GGGCCGACTCATCGCCTGGAGATCACACCATTACCTGAGCCCGAGACCTCCCACTCTCCCCTGCGATTAGCCGACCTGTcgtcagaggaggaggaagtgctGCATGGACGAATCAACCAGTACGAGAGGAAGATTGACAGCCTGATGACTGAG GTGGAGCTGCGGAGGAAGGAGCAGCTGTTGGAGCGCCAGTCGGAGAAGCTGAGCGCCTCCCAGCGGGTCAtcgaggaacaggaggaggagctaGCCGAGGTGTCCAAGGAGCTAGAGGTCACGGAGAGGGAAAACTCCCGCCTGCGCCACTCCATGGAGAAGATGTTGGAGGAGACGGACTGCACCAGCAG AGTGGAGAGGTCTATGGAGTCGATTCAGCTGGAGAAGGACACCCTGCTCAGGAAGCTGATGGAGGCAGAGATGGACGGGATGGCTGCTGCCAGGCAGGTGTCAGCCCTGAGAGAGACCGTCACCAAGATGAGGAGCTCCAGCGCCAGT AGAATGTCGGGGTCTGAGTCTTCATTCCTGGCGCGTCAGAAGGAGTTGCTGCTCCAAAAACTGGAAACATTTGAGTCCACCAACCTCACTCTCCGCCACCTACTGAGGGAACAGCATGGACGTGAG ATGGAATCCATGAGGATTTCAGAGCAGAAGGATGTACTTCTGAAGAGGCTGACGAACACAGAGGCAGAAAACTCG CATCTTGTTTTGAAACttcaagagaaagagagggaggttaATCAACTGACTACACTTATGGACACTGAGAAG GAGAATGCTAAGACCACAGGCGAGCTGTCTAAAGTACTGGAGTCTACTCGGGCCCATTTGCAGAGCCAGTTACGCAGCAAAGAGGCCGACAACAACCGTCTTGCTGTGCAAATCAAG AACTTGGAGCGTGCGGCCAACCAGCAGCAGGGAGAGATGGATCACCTGCTGGAGCAGCTGCGGTGTCTGAAACTTCAGGCGGAGTCCAACAAAGAAGCCCTGAAGAGGGCTACGCGGGCCCAGAAACACCGGGCGGAGCGCAGTGAAGACACCGCCGGTCAGCTCAGAGCTCAGCTACTGGACATG GAGAACCAGATGGTAGAGGCCCTATCAGCAGCAGAGAATTGGCGTGGTCGCCACGCCCAGGAAATGAAGGACAAGACTCAGCTAGATATGGAGGTCTCAGTCCTCaacag CCGAGTGTCAGACCTGACAGAGCAACTCCATGGGACAGAGGACAAGGCCCGGGCCGAGAGAGAGGGGCTCCTGGACCGCCTCACCACAGAGGGCACCCACGCCAAGCTAGAGAACCAGAGCCTCAAG GCCATGTTGTCTACAGTGGAGGAGAAGCTGACTCTGTCCCAGTCAGAGGTACAACACGTCAAAGCCTCTGTGAAGCAATACGAGAGCCTAGTGGACAACTACAAGACCCAG GTGGTGAAGACACGGGCGGAGGCGGACGAGTACTGTGCCAGGCTGGGACAAGCAGAGCGAGAGGCGCGGGAGGTCCGGGACCAGCTGGAGAGCGAAGTGGAGGTGGTGCGCAGGGAGCTGCTGGGCCGGCTGACGGAGCTGGAGCCTCTTCCTGAGGCACTGCGGCGCTCTGAGGTCCTACTGGAAGAAGCTCAGGATAGAGAACATTCCCAGGAGAGACGTAGCACTGAGCTGAGTATCGTCCTGGCTGACCTGCGCATAAAG GTGGAGCAGCAGGGCAGCCAGGTGGAGCTGCTGAGACAGAAAAAGTCTGTCCTGTTGGAGGAGAACAAACAGCTGCAGCACCGTGTGGAGAGTCTGGAGAG GAAGCTAGAGGAGGCCACTTGTCAGAACAGAGACCTGGTGGGGGTGATCGCCAAGCGGGAGGAGACCATCCATGGCAATCAGCTCCGGCTGGAGGAGAAGTCCCACGAGTGCACGCACCTGACCCGCCAGCTGGAGGAGGCCTTGGATGATGCCCGACGCCAG gtGTCCCAGACCCGGGAACGTGCGATCACCAAAGAGCACTCCACCCAGTCCAAGGTGGTGGACCTGGAGACCCAGCTAAGCAGGACCACCACAGAACTCACCACCCTCCGCCGCAGCaaagaggag GCAGAGCGGCGGTACCAGTCCCGTCTTCAGGATGTGAAGGATCGTCTGGAGCAGTCGGACAGCACCAACAGGAGTCTGCAGAACTACGTCCAGTTCCTCAAAGCCTCTTATGCCAACGTGTTCGGAGACTCGGCCCTCACCAGCACTCTGCGGGCCCCTTCTCCCAACTGA
- the LOC139388536 gene encoding outer dense fiber protein 2-like isoform X4 → MKKAMRTRSISPPLHVHVNETTPVHVHVKKSTRSPSRTPQGKTKGDRGILRPTAKVKTRVPWIPPGKASMRDASYKWEGPTHRLEITPLPEPETSHSPLRLADLSSEEEEVLHGRINQYERKIDSLMTEVSSLKSEVELRRKEQLLERQSEKLSASQRVIEEQEEELAEVSKELEVTERENSRLRHSMEKMLEETDCTSRVERSMESIQLEKDTLLRKLMEAEMDGMAAARQVSALRETVTKMRSSSASRMSGSESSFLARQKELLLQKLETFESTNLTLRHLLREQHGREMESMRISEQKDVLLKRLTNTEAENSHLVLKLQEKEREVNQLTTLMDTEKENAKTTGELSKVLESTRAHLQSQLRSKEADNNRLAVQIKENQMVEALSAAENWRGRHAQEMKDKTQLDMEVSVLNSRVSDLTEQLHGTEDKARAEREGLLDRLTTEGTHAKLENQSLKAMLSTVEEKLTLSQSEVQHVKASVKQYESLVDNYKTQVVKTRAEADEYCARLGQAEREAREVRDQLESEVEVVRRELLGRLTELEPLPEALRRSEVLLEEAQDREHSQERRSTELSIVLADLRIKVEQQGSQVELLRQKKSVLLEENKQLQHRVESLERKLEEATCQNRDLVGVIAKREETIHGNQLRLEEKSHECTHLTRQLEEALDDARRQVSQTRERAITKEHSTQSKVVDLETQLSRTTTELTTLRRSKEEAERRYQSRLQDVKDRLEQSDSTNRSLQNYVQFLKASYANVFGDSALTSTLRAPSPN, encoded by the exons GGTAAGACCAAGGGTGATAGAGGGATCCTGCGACCTACTGCAAAGGTGAAGACACGGGTGCCATGGATACCGCCTGGGAAGGCCTCAATGCGGGATGCCTCTTACAAATGGGAG GGGCCGACTCATCGCCTGGAGATCACACCATTACCTGAGCCCGAGACCTCCCACTCTCCCCTGCGATTAGCCGACCTGTcgtcagaggaggaggaagtgctGCATGGACGAATCAACCAGTACGAGAGGAAGATTGACAGCCTGATGACTGAGGTCAGCTCGTTGAAGAGTGAG GTGGAGCTGCGGAGGAAGGAGCAGCTGTTGGAGCGCCAGTCGGAGAAGCTGAGCGCCTCCCAGCGGGTCAtcgaggaacaggaggaggagctaGCCGAGGTGTCCAAGGAGCTAGAGGTCACGGAGAGGGAAAACTCCCGCCTGCGCCACTCCATGGAGAAGATGTTGGAGGAGACGGACTGCACCAGCAG AGTGGAGAGGTCTATGGAGTCGATTCAGCTGGAGAAGGACACCCTGCTCAGGAAGCTGATGGAGGCAGAGATGGACGGGATGGCTGCTGCCAGGCAGGTGTCAGCCCTGAGAGAGACCGTCACCAAGATGAGGAGCTCCAGCGCCAGT AGAATGTCGGGGTCTGAGTCTTCATTCCTGGCGCGTCAGAAGGAGTTGCTGCTCCAAAAACTGGAAACATTTGAGTCCACCAACCTCACTCTCCGCCACCTACTGAGGGAACAGCATGGACGTGAG ATGGAATCCATGAGGATTTCAGAGCAGAAGGATGTACTTCTGAAGAGGCTGACGAACACAGAGGCAGAAAACTCG CATCTTGTTTTGAAACttcaagagaaagagagggaggttaATCAACTGACTACACTTATGGACACTGAGAAG GAGAATGCTAAGACCACAGGCGAGCTGTCTAAAGTACTGGAGTCTACTCGGGCCCATTTGCAGAGCCAGTTACGCAGCAAAGAGGCCGACAACAACCGTCTTGCTGTGCAAATCAAG GAGAACCAGATGGTAGAGGCCCTATCAGCAGCAGAGAATTGGCGTGGTCGCCACGCCCAGGAAATGAAGGACAAGACTCAGCTAGATATGGAGGTCTCAGTCCTCaacag CCGAGTGTCAGACCTGACAGAGCAACTCCATGGGACAGAGGACAAGGCCCGGGCCGAGAGAGAGGGGCTCCTGGACCGCCTCACCACAGAGGGCACCCACGCCAAGCTAGAGAACCAGAGCCTCAAG GCCATGTTGTCTACAGTGGAGGAGAAGCTGACTCTGTCCCAGTCAGAGGTACAACACGTCAAAGCCTCTGTGAAGCAATACGAGAGCCTAGTGGACAACTACAAGACCCAG GTGGTGAAGACACGGGCGGAGGCGGACGAGTACTGTGCCAGGCTGGGACAAGCAGAGCGAGAGGCGCGGGAGGTCCGGGACCAGCTGGAGAGCGAAGTGGAGGTGGTGCGCAGGGAGCTGCTGGGCCGGCTGACGGAGCTGGAGCCTCTTCCTGAGGCACTGCGGCGCTCTGAGGTCCTACTGGAAGAAGCTCAGGATAGAGAACATTCCCAGGAGAGACGTAGCACTGAGCTGAGTATCGTCCTGGCTGACCTGCGCATAAAG GTGGAGCAGCAGGGCAGCCAGGTGGAGCTGCTGAGACAGAAAAAGTCTGTCCTGTTGGAGGAGAACAAACAGCTGCAGCACCGTGTGGAGAGTCTGGAGAG GAAGCTAGAGGAGGCCACTTGTCAGAACAGAGACCTGGTGGGGGTGATCGCCAAGCGGGAGGAGACCATCCATGGCAATCAGCTCCGGCTGGAGGAGAAGTCCCACGAGTGCACGCACCTGACCCGCCAGCTGGAGGAGGCCTTGGATGATGCCCGACGCCAG gtGTCCCAGACCCGGGAACGTGCGATCACCAAAGAGCACTCCACCCAGTCCAAGGTGGTGGACCTGGAGACCCAGCTAAGCAGGACCACCACAGAACTCACCACCCTCCGCCGCAGCaaagaggag GCAGAGCGGCGGTACCAGTCCCGTCTTCAGGATGTGAAGGATCGTCTGGAGCAGTCGGACAGCACCAACAGGAGTCTGCAGAACTACGTCCAGTTCCTCAAAGCCTCTTATGCCAACGTGTTCGGAGACTCGGCCCTCACCAGCACTCTGCGGGCCCCTTCTCCCAACTGA
- the LOC139388536 gene encoding outer dense fiber protein 2-like isoform X2, with product MRTRSISPPLHVHVNETTPVHVHVKKSTRSPSRTPQGKTKGDRGILRPTAKVKTRVPWIPPGKASMRDASYKWEGPTHRLEITPLPEPETSHSPLRLADLSSEEEEVLHGRINQYERKIDSLMTEVSSLKSEVELRRKEQLLERQSEKLSASQRVIEEQEEELAEVSKELEVTERENSRLRHSMEKMLEETDCTSRVERSMESIQLEKDTLLRKLMEAEMDGMAAARQVSALRETVTKMRSSSASRMSGSESSFLARQKELLLQKLETFESTNLTLRHLLREQHGREMESMRISEQKDVLLKRLTNTEAENSHLVLKLQEKEREVNQLTTLMDTEKENAKTTGELSKVLESTRAHLQSQLRSKEADNNRLAVQIKNLERAANQQQGEMDHLLEQLRCLKLQAESNKEALKRATRAQKHRAERSEDTAGQLRAQLLDMENQMVEALSAAENWRGRHAQEMKDKTQLDMEVSVLNSRVSDLTEQLHGTEDKARAEREGLLDRLTTEGTHAKLENQSLKAMLSTVEEKLTLSQSEVQHVKASVKQYESLVDNYKTQVVKTRAEADEYCARLGQAEREAREVRDQLESEVEVVRRELLGRLTELEPLPEALRRSEVLLEEAQDREHSQERRSTELSIVLADLRIKVEQQGSQVELLRQKKSVLLEENKQLQHRVESLERKLEEATCQNRDLVGVIAKREETIHGNQLRLEEKSHECTHLTRQLEEALDDARRQVSQTRERAITKEHSTQSKVVDLETQLSRTTTELTTLRRSKEEAERRYQSRLQDVKDRLEQSDSTNRSLQNYVQFLKASYANVFGDSALTSTLRAPSPN from the exons GGTAAGACCAAGGGTGATAGAGGGATCCTGCGACCTACTGCAAAGGTGAAGACACGGGTGCCATGGATACCGCCTGGGAAGGCCTCAATGCGGGATGCCTCTTACAAATGGGAG GGGCCGACTCATCGCCTGGAGATCACACCATTACCTGAGCCCGAGACCTCCCACTCTCCCCTGCGATTAGCCGACCTGTcgtcagaggaggaggaagtgctGCATGGACGAATCAACCAGTACGAGAGGAAGATTGACAGCCTGATGACTGAGGTCAGCTCGTTGAAGAGTGAG GTGGAGCTGCGGAGGAAGGAGCAGCTGTTGGAGCGCCAGTCGGAGAAGCTGAGCGCCTCCCAGCGGGTCAtcgaggaacaggaggaggagctaGCCGAGGTGTCCAAGGAGCTAGAGGTCACGGAGAGGGAAAACTCCCGCCTGCGCCACTCCATGGAGAAGATGTTGGAGGAGACGGACTGCACCAGCAG AGTGGAGAGGTCTATGGAGTCGATTCAGCTGGAGAAGGACACCCTGCTCAGGAAGCTGATGGAGGCAGAGATGGACGGGATGGCTGCTGCCAGGCAGGTGTCAGCCCTGAGAGAGACCGTCACCAAGATGAGGAGCTCCAGCGCCAGT AGAATGTCGGGGTCTGAGTCTTCATTCCTGGCGCGTCAGAAGGAGTTGCTGCTCCAAAAACTGGAAACATTTGAGTCCACCAACCTCACTCTCCGCCACCTACTGAGGGAACAGCATGGACGTGAG ATGGAATCCATGAGGATTTCAGAGCAGAAGGATGTACTTCTGAAGAGGCTGACGAACACAGAGGCAGAAAACTCG CATCTTGTTTTGAAACttcaagagaaagagagggaggttaATCAACTGACTACACTTATGGACACTGAGAAG GAGAATGCTAAGACCACAGGCGAGCTGTCTAAAGTACTGGAGTCTACTCGGGCCCATTTGCAGAGCCAGTTACGCAGCAAAGAGGCCGACAACAACCGTCTTGCTGTGCAAATCAAG AACTTGGAGCGTGCGGCCAACCAGCAGCAGGGAGAGATGGATCACCTGCTGGAGCAGCTGCGGTGTCTGAAACTTCAGGCGGAGTCCAACAAAGAAGCCCTGAAGAGGGCTACGCGGGCCCAGAAACACCGGGCGGAGCGCAGTGAAGACACCGCCGGTCAGCTCAGAGCTCAGCTACTGGACATG GAGAACCAGATGGTAGAGGCCCTATCAGCAGCAGAGAATTGGCGTGGTCGCCACGCCCAGGAAATGAAGGACAAGACTCAGCTAGATATGGAGGTCTCAGTCCTCaacag CCGAGTGTCAGACCTGACAGAGCAACTCCATGGGACAGAGGACAAGGCCCGGGCCGAGAGAGAGGGGCTCCTGGACCGCCTCACCACAGAGGGCACCCACGCCAAGCTAGAGAACCAGAGCCTCAAG GCCATGTTGTCTACAGTGGAGGAGAAGCTGACTCTGTCCCAGTCAGAGGTACAACACGTCAAAGCCTCTGTGAAGCAATACGAGAGCCTAGTGGACAACTACAAGACCCAG GTGGTGAAGACACGGGCGGAGGCGGACGAGTACTGTGCCAGGCTGGGACAAGCAGAGCGAGAGGCGCGGGAGGTCCGGGACCAGCTGGAGAGCGAAGTGGAGGTGGTGCGCAGGGAGCTGCTGGGCCGGCTGACGGAGCTGGAGCCTCTTCCTGAGGCACTGCGGCGCTCTGAGGTCCTACTGGAAGAAGCTCAGGATAGAGAACATTCCCAGGAGAGACGTAGCACTGAGCTGAGTATCGTCCTGGCTGACCTGCGCATAAAG GTGGAGCAGCAGGGCAGCCAGGTGGAGCTGCTGAGACAGAAAAAGTCTGTCCTGTTGGAGGAGAACAAACAGCTGCAGCACCGTGTGGAGAGTCTGGAGAG GAAGCTAGAGGAGGCCACTTGTCAGAACAGAGACCTGGTGGGGGTGATCGCCAAGCGGGAGGAGACCATCCATGGCAATCAGCTCCGGCTGGAGGAGAAGTCCCACGAGTGCACGCACCTGACCCGCCAGCTGGAGGAGGCCTTGGATGATGCCCGACGCCAG gtGTCCCAGACCCGGGAACGTGCGATCACCAAAGAGCACTCCACCCAGTCCAAGGTGGTGGACCTGGAGACCCAGCTAAGCAGGACCACCACAGAACTCACCACCCTCCGCCGCAGCaaagaggag GCAGAGCGGCGGTACCAGTCCCGTCTTCAGGATGTGAAGGATCGTCTGGAGCAGTCGGACAGCACCAACAGGAGTCTGCAGAACTACGTCCAGTTCCTCAAAGCCTCTTATGCCAACGTGTTCGGAGACTCGGCCCTCACCAGCACTCTGCGGGCCCCTTCTCCCAACTGA